In Pyrus communis chromosome 1, drPyrComm1.1, whole genome shotgun sequence, the following are encoded in one genomic region:
- the LOC137708377 gene encoding probable ubiquitin-like-specific protease 2B isoform X1, giving the protein MKTSGLEVFDFSEEDEHSESVQGTYLGKFKNPSLDTNRIFKYDFLQNVAQGAKLQTKDISSIPCVNDDSVDRDHCCDNAISHSPVGTIEESLATEKEYMELDAAPQFKCLSHEQQSDSKLDSHGSRSFVSEPERRGSNATSSSSWESQLHFALAVPPSSNEPTDMILDADESTSDSPSSPASEIEDDDDSLGTYKSYHCSGDLEMDNTNTTVVLYPDYVIYRDSYCTEPRLTFSRSCFKVSGSTSECPGTFSSEWEVDDLIDVECQWFQKVEFVMIKLRVVAKDATEDDSAPNTSGIEELKIAIVEPNWFKQQERIMSLNAKYINSWVLHDSVHTETDEEDSLGQRHHFPNFDGPFEDVVYPKGDSDAVSISKRDVDLLQPETFINDTIIDFYIKYLKNQIQPEKQHRYHFFNSFFFRKLADLDKDPSSVSDGRAAFHRVRKWTRKVDLFEKDYIFIPINFNLHWSLIVICHLGEVPKHNGGDSGNLLKVPCILHMDSIKGSHTGLKNLIQSYLWEEWKERKKETSEEISTKFHNLRFVPLELPQQENSFDCGLFLLHYLELFLADAPVHFSPFKITKFSNFLNANWFLPSEASLKRTLIQRLIFELLEDRCRGVSSAASSDEDQAKFPECNNHETGGQSFSGRCGPAIACQENMSSSQAGLGIEITLLSSTSLRSSECVKDAGFVIQELFEPGATPGSLFGEYQSIDQKSSFCRLNGAVPLMEEDTKTGEQCAFLPTGETGFQQITGITSQTCDIPYTSRAYGVETSFDLAQTENENTDLSPKLSMCVSDHAEDIGVIEDYPVGEGLGLSQKEKMDVNHSQSVENVTCLTDFLVSAPGKMQGASIIEMEGSQDHDKVNDGNENGDSQDPDGNESCQEHDKGHDGNKNGGSEDHGKIDGKSGGSQDHDVVQDANENMGFQDHDKVHDGNVNGASQDHDKVQDGSESRGSHEHDKEQDGKENGGSRDHDKEHDGYENGGSQDHDLVQDGDENGGSQDHDKVQDGDENGGSQNHDKVQDGNETGGSQNHDKVQDGNKNGASQDHDMVQEAVPIPSCQENPDIQMDQDSDMVDNRTVSCDDVQMADSPPPDDVLMPESLEQRAAKRLRLTPPVEGDNCVT; this is encoded by the exons ATGAAGACTAGCGGCCTCGAAGTCTTCGACTTCAGCGAGGAGGACGAGCACTCGGAATCGGTCCAGGGGACGTATTTGGGGAAGTTCAAAAACCCTAGCCTCGATACCAATCGGATTTTCAAGTACGATTTTCTCCAGAATG TTGCCCAGGGAGCCAAACTTCAAACAAAAGATATCAGCAGCATCCCTTGTGTAAATGATGATTCAGTTGACCGTGATCATTGTTGTGATAATGCTATTTCACATTCCCCCGTGGGAACAATTGAAGAGAGCCTTGCTACCGAGAAAGAGTATATGGAATTGGATGCTGCACCACAATTCAAATGTTTGAGTCATGAACAACAATCTGATTCCAAATTAGATAGTCATGGATCCAGAAGTTTTGTTTCTGAGCCAGAGAGAAGAGGTTCAAATGCTACGTCATCATCGTCTTGGGAAAGCCAGTTACACTTTGCCCTTGCAGTGCCTCCGTCCAGT AATGAGCCAACTGATATGATTTTAGATGCTGATGAAAGCACGAGTGACTCTCCGTCAAGTCCTGCTTCTGAAATTGAAGATGATGACG ATTCTTTGGGTACTTATAAATCGTATCATTGCTCTGGCGATTTGGAAATG GATAATACAAATACGACGGTTGTTCTTTATCCTGATTATGTTATATATCGGGATAGTTATTGTACAGAACCTCGGTTGACCTTTTCTCGCAGTTGCTTCAAAGTCAGTGGTTCAACATCTGAATGCCCTGGAACCTTTAGTTCTGAATGGGAAGTCGATGATCTCATTGATGTAGAGTGTCAGTGGTTTCAAAAA GTTGAATTTGTCATGATAAAACTTCGTGTTGTAGCAAAGGATGCCACTGAAGATGATAGTGCACCCAATACTTCTG GCATTGAAGAGTTGAAGATTGCAATTGTTGAACCCAACTGGTTCAAGCAACAGGAAAGGATAATGTCTTTGAATGCGAAATATATCAATTCATGGGTTTTGCATGA TAGCGTGCACACGGAAACAGATGAGGAGGATTCACTTGGGCAGAGGCATCATTTTCCGAA TTTTGATGGGccttttgaagatgttgtatatCCAAAAGGGGATTCAGATGCTGTTTCCATCAGCAAGAGAGATGTTGATCTCTTACAGCCAGAGACATTTATTAATGATACAATTATTGACTTCTATATCAA GTATCTGAAGAATCAGATTCAACCTGAGAAACAGCATAGGTACCACTTTTTCAATAGTTTTTTCTTTCGGAAGCTGGCTGACTTGGACAAAGATCCATCCAGTGTTTCTGATGGCAGAGCTGCTTTTCATCGAGTTCGTAAATGGACGAGGAAAGTGGATTTATTTGAAAAGGATTACATCTTCATTCCTATAAACTTCAA TCTACACTGGAGCCTAATAGTCATATGCCATCTTGGTGAAGTGCCTAAACATAATG GTGGAGACTCGGGAAATTTACTTAAAGTACCTTGTATTTTACACATGGATTCTATCAAAGGAAGTCATACGGGTCTGAAAAATCTAATTCAAAG TTATCTGTGGGAAGAgtggaaagaaaggaaaaaggagaCATCTGAAGAAATCTCAACAAAGTTTCACAACCTGCGGTTTGTCCCACTTGAG CTACCGCAACAGGAAAATTCATTCGATTGTGGCCTGTTTTTACTCCACTATTTGGAGCTCTTTTTGGCAGATGCTCCTGTTCATTTCAGCCCATTCAAAATAACCAAGTTTTCCAACTTT CTTAATGCAAATTGGTTTCTTCCGTCCGAGGCATCTCTGAAGCGTACTCTTATTCAAAGGTTAATTTTTGAGCTCCTTGAAGATCGTTGTCGGGGAGTCTCTTCAGCGGCTTCTAGTGATGAAGACCAGGCTAAGTTTCCAGAATGTAACAATCATGAAACTGGTGGGCAGTCTTTTTCAGGAAGATGTGGTCCTGCTATAGCTTGCCAAGAAAATATGTCGAGTTCTCAAGCAGGCCTGGGGATTGAAATTACTCTGTTATCCTCAACTTCTCTAAGGAGTTCTGAGTGCGTTAAAGATGCAGGCTTTGTTATCCAGGAACTTTTTGAGCCAGGAGCCACCCCAGGCTCACTATTTGGAGAATATCAATCAATTGACCAAAAGTCATCTTTTTGCCGTCTTAATGGAGCTGTACCACTGATGGAG GAAGACACCAAAACTGGAGAGCAGTGTGCTTTTTTGCCTACGGGAGAGACTGGTTTTCAGCAAATAACTGGAATTACATCTCAAACTTGTGACATTCCGTATACATCAAGAGCTTATGGCGTTGAGACTTCCTTTGACTTGGCACAAACGGAAAATGAAAACACAGATTTATCCCCTAAACTATCTATGTGTGTCTCTGACCATGCTGAAGATATAGGGGTCATTGAGGATTATCCAGTTGGGGAAGGTTTGGGTCTGAGccagaaagaaaaaatggatgTAAACCATTCTCAATCAGTGGAAAATGTCACATGTTTAACAGATTTCCTTGTTTCTGCTCCAGGCAAGATGCAGGGCGCTTCCATTATAGAAATGGAAGGTTCTCAAGATCATGATAAGGTGAATGACGGGAATGAAAATGGAGATTCTCAAGACCCTGATGGCAACGAAAGTTGTCAAGAACATGATAAGGGGCATGATGGCAACAAAAATGGAGGTTCTGAAGACCATGGTAAGATTGATGGAAAAAGTGGAGGTTCTCAAGACCATGATGTAGTGCAGGATGCCAATGAGAATATGGGTTTTCAAGACCATGATAAGGTGCATGATGGCAATGTAAATGGAGCTTCTCAAGACCATGATAAGGTGCAGGATGGCAGCGAAAGTAGAGGCTCTCATGAGCATGATAAGGAGCAGGATGGCAAAGAAAATGGAGGTTCTCGAGACCATGATAAGGAGCATGATGGCTATGAAAATGGAGGTTCTCAAGACCATGATCTGGTGCAGGATGGCGATGAAAATGGAGGCTCTCAAGACCATGATAAGGTGCAGGATGGCGACGAAAATGGGGGCTCTCAAAACCATGATAAGGTGCAGGATGGCAATGAAACTGGAGGCTCTCAAAACCATGATAAGGTGCAGGATGGCAACAAAAATGGTGCTTCTCAAGACCATGATATGGTGCAGGAAGCAGTTCCAATTCCCTCGTGCCAAGAAAATCCTGACATACAAATGGATCAAGACTCCGATATGGTAGACAACAGGACTGTCTCATGTGATGATGTTCAAATGGCCGATAGTCCACCGCCTGATGATGTTCTGATGCCCGAATCGCTAGAGCAACGTGCTGCAAAAAGGCTGCGGCTTACACCTCCAGTTGAAGGGGATAACTGTGTCACATGA
- the LOC137708377 gene encoding probable ubiquitin-like-specific protease 2B isoform X2 gives MKTSGLEVFDFSEEDEHSESVQGTYLGKFKNPSLDTNRIFKYDFLQNVAQGAKLQTKDISSIPCVNDDSVDRDHCCDNAISHSPVGTIEESLATEKEYMELDAAPQFKCLSHEQQSDSKLDSHGSRSFVSEPERRGSNATSSSSWESQLHFALAVPPSSNEPTDMILDADESTSDSPSSPASEIEDDDDSLGTYKSYHCSGDLEMDNTNTTVVLYPDYVIYRDSYCTEPRLTFSRSCFKVSGSTSECPGTFSSEWEVDDLIDVECQWFQKVEFVMIKLRVVAKDATEDDSAPNTSGIEELKIAIVEPNWFKQQERIMSLNAKYINSWVLHDVHTETDEEDSLGQRHHFPNFDGPFEDVVYPKGDSDAVSISKRDVDLLQPETFINDTIIDFYIKYLKNQIQPEKQHRYHFFNSFFFRKLADLDKDPSSVSDGRAAFHRVRKWTRKVDLFEKDYIFIPINFNLHWSLIVICHLGEVPKHNGGDSGNLLKVPCILHMDSIKGSHTGLKNLIQSYLWEEWKERKKETSEEISTKFHNLRFVPLELPQQENSFDCGLFLLHYLELFLADAPVHFSPFKITKFSNFLNANWFLPSEASLKRTLIQRLIFELLEDRCRGVSSAASSDEDQAKFPECNNHETGGQSFSGRCGPAIACQENMSSSQAGLGIEITLLSSTSLRSSECVKDAGFVIQELFEPGATPGSLFGEYQSIDQKSSFCRLNGAVPLMEEDTKTGEQCAFLPTGETGFQQITGITSQTCDIPYTSRAYGVETSFDLAQTENENTDLSPKLSMCVSDHAEDIGVIEDYPVGEGLGLSQKEKMDVNHSQSVENVTCLTDFLVSAPGKMQGASIIEMEGSQDHDKVNDGNENGDSQDPDGNESCQEHDKGHDGNKNGGSEDHGKIDGKSGGSQDHDVVQDANENMGFQDHDKVHDGNVNGASQDHDKVQDGSESRGSHEHDKEQDGKENGGSRDHDKEHDGYENGGSQDHDLVQDGDENGGSQDHDKVQDGDENGGSQNHDKVQDGNETGGSQNHDKVQDGNKNGASQDHDMVQEAVPIPSCQENPDIQMDQDSDMVDNRTVSCDDVQMADSPPPDDVLMPESLEQRAAKRLRLTPPVEGDNCVT, from the exons ATGAAGACTAGCGGCCTCGAAGTCTTCGACTTCAGCGAGGAGGACGAGCACTCGGAATCGGTCCAGGGGACGTATTTGGGGAAGTTCAAAAACCCTAGCCTCGATACCAATCGGATTTTCAAGTACGATTTTCTCCAGAATG TTGCCCAGGGAGCCAAACTTCAAACAAAAGATATCAGCAGCATCCCTTGTGTAAATGATGATTCAGTTGACCGTGATCATTGTTGTGATAATGCTATTTCACATTCCCCCGTGGGAACAATTGAAGAGAGCCTTGCTACCGAGAAAGAGTATATGGAATTGGATGCTGCACCACAATTCAAATGTTTGAGTCATGAACAACAATCTGATTCCAAATTAGATAGTCATGGATCCAGAAGTTTTGTTTCTGAGCCAGAGAGAAGAGGTTCAAATGCTACGTCATCATCGTCTTGGGAAAGCCAGTTACACTTTGCCCTTGCAGTGCCTCCGTCCAGT AATGAGCCAACTGATATGATTTTAGATGCTGATGAAAGCACGAGTGACTCTCCGTCAAGTCCTGCTTCTGAAATTGAAGATGATGACG ATTCTTTGGGTACTTATAAATCGTATCATTGCTCTGGCGATTTGGAAATG GATAATACAAATACGACGGTTGTTCTTTATCCTGATTATGTTATATATCGGGATAGTTATTGTACAGAACCTCGGTTGACCTTTTCTCGCAGTTGCTTCAAAGTCAGTGGTTCAACATCTGAATGCCCTGGAACCTTTAGTTCTGAATGGGAAGTCGATGATCTCATTGATGTAGAGTGTCAGTGGTTTCAAAAA GTTGAATTTGTCATGATAAAACTTCGTGTTGTAGCAAAGGATGCCACTGAAGATGATAGTGCACCCAATACTTCTG GCATTGAAGAGTTGAAGATTGCAATTGTTGAACCCAACTGGTTCAAGCAACAGGAAAGGATAATGTCTTTGAATGCGAAATATATCAATTCATGGGTTTTGCATGA CGTGCACACGGAAACAGATGAGGAGGATTCACTTGGGCAGAGGCATCATTTTCCGAA TTTTGATGGGccttttgaagatgttgtatatCCAAAAGGGGATTCAGATGCTGTTTCCATCAGCAAGAGAGATGTTGATCTCTTACAGCCAGAGACATTTATTAATGATACAATTATTGACTTCTATATCAA GTATCTGAAGAATCAGATTCAACCTGAGAAACAGCATAGGTACCACTTTTTCAATAGTTTTTTCTTTCGGAAGCTGGCTGACTTGGACAAAGATCCATCCAGTGTTTCTGATGGCAGAGCTGCTTTTCATCGAGTTCGTAAATGGACGAGGAAAGTGGATTTATTTGAAAAGGATTACATCTTCATTCCTATAAACTTCAA TCTACACTGGAGCCTAATAGTCATATGCCATCTTGGTGAAGTGCCTAAACATAATG GTGGAGACTCGGGAAATTTACTTAAAGTACCTTGTATTTTACACATGGATTCTATCAAAGGAAGTCATACGGGTCTGAAAAATCTAATTCAAAG TTATCTGTGGGAAGAgtggaaagaaaggaaaaaggagaCATCTGAAGAAATCTCAACAAAGTTTCACAACCTGCGGTTTGTCCCACTTGAG CTACCGCAACAGGAAAATTCATTCGATTGTGGCCTGTTTTTACTCCACTATTTGGAGCTCTTTTTGGCAGATGCTCCTGTTCATTTCAGCCCATTCAAAATAACCAAGTTTTCCAACTTT CTTAATGCAAATTGGTTTCTTCCGTCCGAGGCATCTCTGAAGCGTACTCTTATTCAAAGGTTAATTTTTGAGCTCCTTGAAGATCGTTGTCGGGGAGTCTCTTCAGCGGCTTCTAGTGATGAAGACCAGGCTAAGTTTCCAGAATGTAACAATCATGAAACTGGTGGGCAGTCTTTTTCAGGAAGATGTGGTCCTGCTATAGCTTGCCAAGAAAATATGTCGAGTTCTCAAGCAGGCCTGGGGATTGAAATTACTCTGTTATCCTCAACTTCTCTAAGGAGTTCTGAGTGCGTTAAAGATGCAGGCTTTGTTATCCAGGAACTTTTTGAGCCAGGAGCCACCCCAGGCTCACTATTTGGAGAATATCAATCAATTGACCAAAAGTCATCTTTTTGCCGTCTTAATGGAGCTGTACCACTGATGGAG GAAGACACCAAAACTGGAGAGCAGTGTGCTTTTTTGCCTACGGGAGAGACTGGTTTTCAGCAAATAACTGGAATTACATCTCAAACTTGTGACATTCCGTATACATCAAGAGCTTATGGCGTTGAGACTTCCTTTGACTTGGCACAAACGGAAAATGAAAACACAGATTTATCCCCTAAACTATCTATGTGTGTCTCTGACCATGCTGAAGATATAGGGGTCATTGAGGATTATCCAGTTGGGGAAGGTTTGGGTCTGAGccagaaagaaaaaatggatgTAAACCATTCTCAATCAGTGGAAAATGTCACATGTTTAACAGATTTCCTTGTTTCTGCTCCAGGCAAGATGCAGGGCGCTTCCATTATAGAAATGGAAGGTTCTCAAGATCATGATAAGGTGAATGACGGGAATGAAAATGGAGATTCTCAAGACCCTGATGGCAACGAAAGTTGTCAAGAACATGATAAGGGGCATGATGGCAACAAAAATGGAGGTTCTGAAGACCATGGTAAGATTGATGGAAAAAGTGGAGGTTCTCAAGACCATGATGTAGTGCAGGATGCCAATGAGAATATGGGTTTTCAAGACCATGATAAGGTGCATGATGGCAATGTAAATGGAGCTTCTCAAGACCATGATAAGGTGCAGGATGGCAGCGAAAGTAGAGGCTCTCATGAGCATGATAAGGAGCAGGATGGCAAAGAAAATGGAGGTTCTCGAGACCATGATAAGGAGCATGATGGCTATGAAAATGGAGGTTCTCAAGACCATGATCTGGTGCAGGATGGCGATGAAAATGGAGGCTCTCAAGACCATGATAAGGTGCAGGATGGCGACGAAAATGGGGGCTCTCAAAACCATGATAAGGTGCAGGATGGCAATGAAACTGGAGGCTCTCAAAACCATGATAAGGTGCAGGATGGCAACAAAAATGGTGCTTCTCAAGACCATGATATGGTGCAGGAAGCAGTTCCAATTCCCTCGTGCCAAGAAAATCCTGACATACAAATGGATCAAGACTCCGATATGGTAGACAACAGGACTGTCTCATGTGATGATGTTCAAATGGCCGATAGTCCACCGCCTGATGATGTTCTGATGCCCGAATCGCTAGAGCAACGTGCTGCAAAAAGGCTGCGGCTTACACCTCCAGTTGAAGGGGATAACTGTGTCACATGA